The proteins below are encoded in one region of Desulfohalovibrio reitneri:
- a CDS encoding nitroreductase family protein has product MVDFSIDKESCTQCGLCIQDCFPGVIQFGEDQFPELVNEGKCIRCQHCLAICPTGAVSILGREPEDSVALKGNLPEPSELDTLIRGRRSVRFYKDEDVDPQLLRGVLDTTWHAPTGVNAQAVQLTVINSRDVVADLSRRVHADLETALADEETSKSPVGRYLGWALKSYTRNGVDILFRGAPGVLVASAPKDTPCPTQDCIISLTTFDLVAQANGLGTMWDGLLTWAVDGFLPQLRSELDIPDDHQIGYAMLFGTPKVKYARTVQRGPANIAWPKG; this is encoded by the coding sequence ATGGTCGACTTCAGCATAGACAAGGAAAGCTGCACCCAGTGCGGCCTGTGCATCCAGGACTGCTTTCCGGGCGTCATTCAATTCGGCGAGGACCAATTCCCTGAACTCGTCAACGAAGGTAAATGCATCCGTTGCCAGCATTGCCTGGCCATCTGCCCCACAGGGGCGGTTTCCATACTGGGCCGTGAACCGGAGGATTCGGTCGCGCTCAAGGGCAACCTGCCCGAGCCCAGTGAGTTGGACACGCTCATTCGCGGCCGTCGCTCCGTGCGGTTTTACAAGGACGAGGATGTTGACCCGCAACTGCTTCGCGGCGTGCTGGACACCACCTGGCACGCACCCACCGGCGTAAACGCCCAGGCGGTCCAGTTGACCGTCATCAATTCCAGGGACGTCGTCGCCGACCTCAGCCGCCGCGTTCATGCCGACCTGGAAACCGCGCTCGCCGACGAGGAAACCTCCAAATCGCCCGTGGGCCGTTATCTGGGCTGGGCCCTCAAGAGCTATACCCGCAACGGCGTCGACATCCTGTTTCGCGGGGCGCCGGGTGTCCTGGTTGCCAGCGCGCCCAAGGACACTCCCTGCCCCACCCAGGACTGCATCATCTCCCTTACCACCTTCGATCTGGTGGCCCAGGCAAACGGACTGGGAACCATGTGGGACGGGCTGCTCACTTGGGCCGTGGACGGTTTTCTGCCCCAACTCCGCTCCGAACTCGACATCCCGGACGACCATCAGATCGGCTATGCCATGCTCTTCGGCACGCCCAAGGTGAAATACGCCCGAACGGTACAACGCGGCCCGGCCAACATCGCTTGGCCCAAGGGGTGA
- a CDS encoding TetR/AcrR family transcriptional regulator, whose protein sequence is MTRKVHGRPRCPECRAAVLEAVHDMLRGHSLQSMTIEGIARRAGVGKQTIYRWWKGKADLVMEALGELTCEAVRPPESGSLENDLATYLAQAFEAIEQWSAQHLRCLMVEAQLDEEFRRKFRERFLEKRRCSLKRLFEAARERGELPTEDDADLAADMVFGMMWYRLLVGHAPLDARYAGDIARLIAKSFT, encoded by the coding sequence ATGACCAGAAAAGTACACGGCCGCCCTCGGTGCCCGGAATGCCGGGCAGCCGTTCTCGAAGCTGTGCACGACATGCTGCGCGGCCACTCGCTCCAATCCATGACCATCGAGGGCATCGCCCGCAGAGCCGGGGTCGGCAAGCAGACCATTTACAGGTGGTGGAAGGGAAAGGCTGACCTTGTCATGGAAGCCCTGGGCGAACTGACCTGCGAGGCGGTGCGGCCTCCGGAATCAGGGAGCCTGGAGAACGATCTGGCCACGTACTTGGCCCAGGCGTTCGAGGCGATCGAGCAGTGGTCGGCGCAGCATCTTCGTTGTCTCATGGTGGAAGCCCAGTTGGACGAGGAATTTCGGCGGAAGTTCAGGGAGCGGTTTCTGGAGAAGCGGCGTTGCTCCCTGAAGAGACTGTTCGAAGCGGCGCGAGAAAGGGGGGAACTCCCCACTGAGGACGATGCGGATCTGGCCGCGGACATGGTTTTCGGGATGATGTGGTACAGGCTGCTGGTGGGCCACGCCCCATTGGACGCGCGCTACGCCGGGGACATCGCCCGTCTGATTGCCAAATCGTTCACCTGA
- a CDS encoding ATP-binding protein, producing MSDESRGEENLARMAREAVANDAPLDLASLSHAELLRLIQEIRVYTIELRTTCREQVGHRGKHLPSHGQYEELFEYAPVGYLTLAGNGVILRTNRVCESIFRLPRSRLTGSSLMEHVIPQDRQVLRDALRKTCADDSMRAVELGLRSADAGVTKFVRLELRHWKANGRQAERCLAAVVDLTERKSLERKLIEARRVAEAASQAKSEFLANMSHEIRTPMTGVLGMLQVLKFRNLDPELRRYVDMAIVSAEGLLTIINDILDLSKIEAGKLEIREAPFDIRGLVDEVRGLFSRQASEKGLRLTTRVSRKVPATLHGDKARIRQLLFNLLGNALKFTDEGRVSLQVEPRGILKDGRTEIVFEVIDTGVGIPEENLEHVMQPFSQADMSHSRRIAGTGLGLAIVKRLVDMMDGTIRLSSRPGEGTMVRFSLPMRPEQAPESSSESPAAAPSEDREAGFRLLLAEDNKINVMAISAFLKDFGHEVTVASDGRQALEKLNESDFDAVLMDVRMPEMNGLEVTRRIRARETACRSDVPIIALTAYAMDEERRTALDAGLDAHMAKPVDFNKLDKKIRELVLGRERGG from the coding sequence ATGTCCGATGAAAGCCGGGGTGAGGAGAATCTCGCCCGGATGGCCCGCGAGGCTGTCGCCAACGACGCCCCTCTGGACCTCGCCTCGCTCAGCCATGCCGAGTTGCTCCGCCTGATCCAGGAAATCAGGGTCTATACGATAGAACTGCGCACGACATGCCGGGAGCAAGTCGGTCATCGGGGGAAACATCTTCCCTCCCATGGGCAGTACGAGGAACTGTTCGAATACGCACCGGTTGGCTACCTGACGCTGGCAGGCAACGGCGTCATCCTCCGCACAAACCGCGTTTGCGAATCCATCTTTCGACTCCCCCGCTCCAGGCTCACCGGCTCCAGCCTGATGGAACACGTCATCCCGCAGGACAGGCAAGTCCTTCGCGACGCCCTGCGGAAAACCTGCGCCGACGACTCCATGCGGGCGGTCGAATTGGGGTTGCGTTCGGCCGATGCGGGCGTCACGAAATTCGTCCGCCTGGAGTTGCGGCACTGGAAAGCAAACGGTCGCCAAGCCGAGCGTTGCCTGGCGGCGGTGGTGGACCTCACGGAACGGAAATCCCTGGAACGTAAACTCATTGAGGCCAGACGGGTCGCCGAGGCCGCAAGCCAGGCCAAGAGCGAATTCCTGGCCAACATGAGCCACGAAATACGTACTCCCATGACCGGCGTGCTGGGCATGCTTCAGGTCCTGAAGTTCCGGAATCTCGATCCGGAACTGCGCCGCTACGTCGATATGGCCATCGTGTCCGCCGAAGGACTGCTGACCATCATCAACGACATCCTCGACCTTTCCAAAATCGAGGCAGGCAAGCTGGAAATCAGGGAGGCCCCCTTCGACATACGCGGTCTGGTCGACGAGGTGCGCGGGCTGTTCAGCCGTCAGGCGAGCGAAAAAGGCCTGCGGCTGACGACCCGGGTCTCACGGAAGGTCCCCGCCACCCTCCACGGCGACAAGGCGCGAATCCGCCAGCTCCTCTTTAATCTGCTGGGCAACGCACTCAAGTTCACGGACGAGGGCCGGGTTTCGCTCCAAGTCGAACCACGCGGCATTCTCAAGGACGGACGGACAGAAATTGTCTTCGAAGTCATCGACACCGGCGTGGGGATTCCCGAGGAGAACCTGGAGCACGTCATGCAGCCCTTCTCGCAGGCCGACATGTCGCATTCGAGGCGGATCGCGGGCACCGGGCTGGGCCTGGCAATCGTCAAGCGACTTGTGGACATGATGGACGGAACCATTCGCTTGAGCAGCCGCCCGGGCGAGGGAACGATGGTGCGCTTCTCCCTGCCGATGCGGCCCGAGCAGGCCCCGGAGTCGTCCTCGGAAAGCCCCGCTGCAGCACCTTCCGAGGACCGGGAAGCCGGATTCCGTCTGCTCCTGGCCGAGGACAACAAGATCAATGTCATGGCCATCTCCGCCTTCCTCAAGGATTTCGGGCATGAGGTGACTGTCGCCTCGGATGGGAGGCAGGCCTTGGAAAAGCTGAATGAAAGCGACTTCGACGCTGTACTCATGGATGTGCGGATGCCGGAAATGAACGGGCTGGAAGTCACCCGGCGCATCCGCGCCAGAGAGACCGCCTGCCGCAGCGACGTCCCCATCATCGCCCTGACCGCTTACGCCATGGACGAGGAACGGAGGACGGCGCTGGACGCGGGCTTGGACGCCCACATGGCCAAACCCGTCGATTTCAACAAATTGGACAAAAAGATTCGCGAACTCGTTCTCGGACGGGAGCGTGGCGGCTGA